A window from Longimicrobium sp. encodes these proteins:
- a CDS encoding amidohydrolase family protein: MLTALALFAAACAPAAQVDTTPVTAFVNVTVVPMDRERAVPGQTVVVHDGRIAEVGGGNSVRVPAGARVVDGRGKWLIPGLAEMHGHVPPPNAPPEYTEATLFLYLANGITTVRGMLGAPNQLLLRERALRGEIWSPNLYLAGPSFNGQSVSSPEQAVQMVRQQKQEGWDLLKVHPGLTRDEYDAMARTAREVGMRFGGHVPKDVGLLHAIEMGQETFDHIDGYVEHLNGLQGEIDPAALADIVRRTREAGAWVVPTMALWEVLFGTASLDSLVAYPELRYVPPQQVQAWTNAFRQRMASPQFDPILSARVIDHRMRVLRALHEGGARILMGTDAPQQFSVPGFSLHRELTRMAAAGMSPYEILVTGTRNVGEYFKNQDRVGTIAPGQRADLVLLDADPLADVRNVSRIAGVMVRGRWLPKSAIDARLEQIAARYRTAPGN; the protein is encoded by the coding sequence ATGCTCACCGCCCTCGCCCTCTTCGCCGCCGCGTGCGCGCCCGCCGCGCAGGTGGACACGACCCCCGTCACCGCCTTCGTGAACGTCACCGTCGTCCCCATGGACCGCGAGCGCGCCGTCCCCGGGCAGACGGTGGTGGTGCACGACGGCCGCATCGCCGAGGTGGGCGGCGGCAACAGCGTGCGCGTCCCGGCCGGCGCGCGGGTGGTGGACGGGCGCGGCAAGTGGCTGATCCCCGGCCTGGCCGAGATGCACGGCCACGTCCCCCCGCCCAACGCCCCGCCCGAGTACACCGAGGCCACGCTCTTCCTGTACCTGGCCAACGGCATCACCACCGTGCGGGGGATGCTGGGCGCGCCCAACCAGCTCCTGCTGCGCGAGCGCGCGCTGCGGGGCGAGATCTGGTCGCCCAACCTGTACCTGGCCGGCCCCTCCTTCAACGGACAGTCGGTGAGCTCCCCCGAGCAGGCCGTCCAGATGGTGCGCCAGCAGAAGCAGGAAGGGTGGGACCTGCTCAAGGTGCACCCGGGCCTCACCCGCGACGAGTACGACGCCATGGCGCGCACCGCCCGCGAGGTGGGGATGCGCTTCGGCGGGCACGTCCCCAAAGACGTGGGGCTGCTGCACGCCATCGAGATGGGGCAGGAGACCTTCGACCACATCGACGGCTACGTCGAGCACCTGAACGGCCTCCAGGGCGAGATCGACCCCGCGGCCCTGGCCGACATCGTCCGCCGCACCCGCGAGGCCGGGGCGTGGGTGGTGCCCACCATGGCGCTCTGGGAGGTGCTCTTCGGCACGGCCAGCCTGGACAGCCTGGTGGCCTACCCCGAGCTGCGCTACGTGCCGCCGCAGCAGGTGCAGGCGTGGACCAACGCCTTCCGGCAGCGGATGGCCAGCCCGCAGTTCGATCCCATCCTCAGCGCGCGGGTGATCGACCACCGCATGCGCGTGCTGCGGGCGCTGCACGAGGGGGGCGCCCGCATCCTGATGGGCACCGACGCGCCGCAGCAGTTCAGCGTCCCCGGCTTCTCGCTGCACCGCGAGCTCACGCGCATGGCCGCCGCCGGGATGTCGCCGTACGAGATCCTGGTGACCGGCACGCGCAACGTGGGCGAGTACTTCAAGAACCAGGACCGCGTCGGCACCATCGCCCCCGGCCAGCGCGCCGACCTGGTGCTCCTCGACGCCGACCCGCTGGCGGACGTCCGCAACGTCAGCCGCATCGCCGGGGTGATGGTGCGCGGCCGCTGGCTCCCGAAGTC